In Miscanthus floridulus cultivar M001 chromosome 8, ASM1932011v1, whole genome shotgun sequence, the sequence gagctgacaagatggtaAACTACCGCTGATGGAGATCAACTGTCAatactgccgctttcgaggcttggcctcgatccttactcgcgagcttggctccgagttaactgccaactgccaattgaaccacaacggaaccgactcgctgcatgatagaatagatggatatacaaataaataccatatgtctaatagatacgaaaccctagcagagaaagcaatgtagatgcgaaattgaatcgaatggctttctacctgacaaacagcgaaccgagaagagataagatgtcacgcgggggatcctcggaaccgggctagggttaggtcaaacgccctgaatgcaattggaaatcagtgcatttagaattgatctagatcacaattggagatcaagattgaaacgcaGAACTCGCCTTACCAaccaatgggaggatagggcaagagcacttggcgTGAAGATTTACAGCTTTGGCACCGGTGGAACGATGAGCTTcggcgcgaggtggccggcgtGGTGCTGCAGAGGTGAGGCAGGGCtggagctcggcggcgcttgGCTGCGACAGGCCGGTGCTGGTGTGGGGCAGGGACACGGAGACGCGCGGCGCGAGGCTGGCGTGGGGGCCGACCGCTGTGGCGCGAGGGACGGCACGAGGGACTGCGGCGACGCGGCTGCTCGGGCTGGGGCTGGCgagcgaggctgcggcggcgcggctggCGAGGAGGCCGGTGGCGCGCGACTAGGCTACGGCGGCATGTGGCTGGtggctgctcgggctagggcaaggAAGAAGAATATGAAGGCTTGAATAAATAATCccccaaacgcgacagaaaaggaaacgggaaagagacttgaagtcgcgcgagatccactgaccggacgctccggtggtagcgaccggacgctaccacccagcgtccggtcgattccagagaggtccaaatcctttgGAAttaggaccggacacgtccggtggtccatgactggacgcaggcagggtccggtcagtacaatttGATCTTCCTCCAATCGACCAGACGTTGAACCCTTTCTGACCGGGCGcatagacgcagcgtccggtcactccttcaacagcagttcacctcctatgaactgaccggacgctggacagcagcgtccggtgcagcgtccggtgcaccttttccagcaaatcttcaaacttccttcgcgctgcctgttcccaatcaagtcccaacttgaataagatccaaataaacaccaattgggactgatgtgagtgacctctctcaaaccctcatatttttcaaagtattttgccttaggctataattctttttaagaaaataagcaacaagagggcaaatggaacaaaacgacaaaacaacattcatgcatatgtaatgcttgtaagtaaatctagttgcttgtcaagtttgatccaaggttaagcttcttcacacgcttttcggcggttatcttaaccatgttagacaagccctatatgcatttccacaaattaaacatgttgtatattacaatgaatgcaagggacaacacaagctcaattttttgtgaagttactaaaatcaagtacattgagctcattccgcaatctacaaaatgtagcttcatctagcggtttagtgaagatatccgctaattgatcttcggatcttacaccttctagtgatatatcatttttagctacatgatctcttagaaagtgatggcggatatctatatgcttggtgcgagagtgttgaaccggattatttgcaagtttcaccgcactttcattatcacacaaaagaggtactttctctagaactactccatagtctagtaaagtttgtttcatgtataatatttgtgcacaacaagcacccgcggcaatgtattccgcttcggcggtggacaaagccacactattttgtttcttggaggaccaagacacaagtgatctaccaagcaaatggcaccctccggatgtgctttttctatcaacgttgcatccggcgtaatccgaatcggaatagccaattaattcaaataaagctcctttgggataccaaaggccaatgcttggcgtgtgcttaagatacctaaggattcttttttacagcaattaaatgtgtttccttaggactagcttgaaacctagcacacatacacacactaaacatgatgtcgggcctagatgcggttaaatataacaagctaccaatcatagaacggtagagagtttgatcaactgagttacctccctcatctaggtcgagatgtccattggtaggcattggggtcttgattggcttacattcatccatcttgaatctcttgagaaggtcttttgtgtatttctcttgagagatgaagatgccttctttcatttgcttgacttgaaaaccaagaaagaatgtaagctcaccaatcattgacatctcgaactccttagacatcaattcaccaaattctttgcatgagtcttcatttgatgatccaaagataatatcatcaacatatacttgacaaatgaagatatgcccatcaagcttcttggtgaatagtgtggtgtcgaccttcccaatggtgaagcccttctcaataaggaaatcccgaaggcgctcataccaagctcttggggcttgcttaagtccatatagtgccttggacaacctataaacatgattaggatatctagggtcttcaaacccgggaggttgatcaacatagactagttcattaataaagccatttaacaatgcacttttcacatccatttgatatagtttcatttcatgatgtgatgcatatgcaagaaggatacggatggcttctaatcttgcaaccggtgcaaaggtttctccaaagtctaaaccttcaacttgagagaacccctttgccactagtcttgccttgttcctcacaacaacaccttgatcatcttgcttgttgcggaatacccactttgttccaatcactcttgcaccttttggtcgctcttcaagattccatacttcattgcgagtgaaattgttcaactcttcatgcatggcattgatccaatccggatcttttagagcttcttctaccttggtaggctcatagcaagagacaaaagagtgatgagcaataaatgaggtaagtttttgagatctagtcatcaccccctttgttggactccctatgatgagatcttgtggatgatcttgtaggataggtgtatttcttctattgaccacttgaggaggaggttgtggagcatcaacatcttgtgcttgtaccaccatttgctcatgggagatgtgagtatcttcattttctactctctcaactttatcaccatcttgtggtacacttgatgaagagggttggttaatgacttgtacatcatcttcatcatcttttggcttgatgtctcccaccggaatattcttcatagcctccctcaatggttcatcacctacatcatcaagattctcatgtgctccttgggagccgttagattcatcaaattccacatcatatgtttcttcaaccaagccggtggcatgattaaatactctatatgctttggatttcgatgagtagccaacaagaaaacctatatcacaacgcctttgaaacttccctaggtgttgccgcttcttgtagatgtagcacttgcaaccaaacaccctaaagaaggagacgtccggcttcttcccattgagcaactcatatggtgtcttgacaaggaacttttgaagaaataggcggttggatgcataacatgcggtgttgattgcttctgcccatagagcttcaggggtgttgtactcatctagcattgtccttgcaagagtgatcaaagtccggttcttcctctcaactacaccattttgttgaggagtataggttgcggagacttcatgtttgattccaacttcatcacaataagcttctatgtttgtgttgtcaaactctttgccattgttacttcttatcttcttgagcttcacttcaaattcattttgtgctctcttggcaaacttcttgaaacaagatgcaacttcggatttgtcatgaaggaagaacacccatgtatatcttgaatagtcatccacaatcacaagacaatagagatttcctcccaaactcttgtatgttgttggtctgaataaatctatgtgtaggagttctagcactcttgtggttgacatgaaagctttggttggatgagtgtttgcaacttgcttgccggcttgacatgcactacaaagcttgtccttctcaaacttcacatccttcaaccctctcaccaaatcattcttcataagcttcttgagtgagctcatcccaacatgagcaagtcttctatgccatagccacccaagtgttgttttggtgaataggcaagtcttcaagtttgcatcttcggaggtgaagtcaactagatatagattgttgtatctaaatccattgaatatcacttgattgtcatctaccttagatacaaccacctccttctcggtgaacaagcattggaagccaagatcacacaattgaccaacggatagcaagttgaaactcaatgaagcaacatagagcacatttgagatggaatgatcatttgatattgccactttgcccaatcctttgaccttgccctttgaattatctccaaatgttattttctcttgtccatctacctcttcatctagtgaggtgaacatacgaggatcaacggtcatatgttgagtgcaaccactatcaataacccaatgacttccaccggtcttgtagttcacctacacacaagagattcaagctttagggatccaagcttgttgagggcccttcaccttctcaacaagtgacttagccacccaaattttcttagacctactcttgttggggggacctaagaacatgactttcatctttccactcgaatcttttctaagcatgtagtgagcattgaaagcaaagggtctagcatgcttgggcaagggttgtggtggtggagtttgacactcatgagcaaaatggccttcttgtccacattcaaaacatctctttagctttggctttggctttgattgttggtgttgagcttgagccttcttcttctctacacttgccatatatccaatgccacttctatccatcttcatgacggtattcatgagtagctcactttggagatgcttgcctctagcaaacttgctcaatcccaccttgagatgctctttctccatcttgagcttcttgttctcttctttgagaatatcattgttcttttcctccttgagtttcttgatttcttcttttaacttctcattctcaaggatcacctctttgtcatgatcaagagtttctagcacaatggtgttgtgacttttcatctctttaagatctttcatgagcttctcattgttactcttgagcttgacatactcattatagtcattgcattcaaccacttg encodes:
- the LOC136468861 gene encoding uncharacterized protein, translating into MSFGARWPAWCCRGEAGLELGGAWLRQAGAGVGQGHGDARREAGVGADRCGARDGTRDCGDAAARAGAGERGCGGAAGEEAGGARLGYGGMWLVAARARARKKNMKA